A part of Microbacterium terregens genomic DNA contains:
- a CDS encoding fasciclin domain-containing protein gives MSRKKLYLLAVPMAFAAAITLSACSTGASSTAAETTPPVAEESMAPETEMDPAANLVGTGCAGYAEAVPDGAGSVEGMAQDPVATAASNNPLLTTLVAAVSGQLNPSVDLVDTLNGDEFTVFAPVDDAFAKIDPATIEVLKTDSDLLTSILTYHVVPGQVAPADIAGMHTTVNGADLEVTGSGDDLMVNGESAVICGGVQTANATVYLIDTVLMPPAM, from the coding sequence ATGTCCCGCAAGAAGCTCTACCTGCTCGCCGTTCCGATGGCATTCGCCGCCGCGATCACGCTCAGCGCCTGTTCGACGGGTGCGAGCAGCACTGCCGCCGAGACCACCCCACCCGTGGCCGAGGAGAGCATGGCGCCGGAGACCGAGATGGATCCCGCGGCCAACCTGGTCGGAACCGGCTGCGCAGGTTACGCCGAGGCAGTCCCGGACGGTGCCGGCTCGGTGGAGGGCATGGCACAGGATCCGGTGGCCACCGCCGCCTCGAACAACCCGCTGCTCACGACTCTCGTCGCCGCGGTGTCGGGCCAGCTGAACCCGAGCGTCGACCTCGTGGACACGCTCAACGGCGATGAGTTCACCGTTTTCGCGCCCGTCGATGACGCCTTCGCCAAGATCGACCCGGCGACCATCGAGGTGCTCAAGACAGACAGCGACCTGCTGACGTCGATCCTCACCTACCACGTGGTGCCCGGTCAGGTCGCTCCGGCCGACATCGCCGGTATGCACACGACCGTGAACGGCGCCGACCTCGAGGTCACCGGCAGCGGAGACGACCTGATGGTCAACGGCGAGTCCGCCGTCATCTGCGGTGGCGTCCAGACGGCCAACGCGACCGTCTACCTCATCGACACGGTTCTGATGCCGCCGGCGATGTAG
- a CDS encoding GNAT family N-acetyltransferase yields MPDPTPVRRVLLSEGDRVRSIRLEALRDPAAGMAFLETLEQAQARPAAFWHERAAGAALSESSAQFIAEVGRDWVGTATVLIPEAGAVDYFGRTNVAGRALVVAVYIRPSHRGHGILPALLDAAGEWAGLQGQIELALDVHEDNARAHAAYVRAGFVATGATSEGPHGVEREMVRAL; encoded by the coding sequence GTGCCTGACCCGACACCGGTGCGCCGCGTGCTCCTCAGCGAGGGAGATCGCGTGCGCAGCATCCGGCTCGAAGCGCTTCGTGACCCCGCCGCGGGCATGGCTTTCCTGGAGACGCTGGAACAGGCCCAGGCGCGCCCCGCCGCGTTCTGGCACGAACGGGCCGCCGGTGCGGCGCTCAGCGAATCCTCGGCGCAGTTCATCGCCGAGGTCGGCCGGGACTGGGTCGGCACCGCGACCGTGTTGATTCCCGAGGCGGGAGCGGTGGACTACTTCGGCCGCACGAATGTCGCAGGTCGCGCTCTGGTGGTCGCCGTCTATATTCGTCCGTCCCACCGCGGCCACGGCATCCTGCCCGCCCTGCTGGATGCCGCAGGCGAGTGGGCCGGTCTGCAGGGGCAGATCGAGCTTGCCCTCGACGTGCATGAGGACAACGCTCGCGCGCACGCCGCGTACGTCCGGGCCGGGTTCGTCGCGACGGGGGCGACTTCGGAGGGTCCGCATGGCGTGGAGCGGGAGATGGTCCGCGCGCTGTGA
- a CDS encoding isochorismatase family protein, producing MTRALFIVDVQNDFTERGALGVVGGDAVAERITRFLRAHAGDYRIVVASRDWHDGDNDNGGHFASGEPDFIDTWPVHCVAGTYGAEYDEGFDTAAVTHHLKKGQGRPAYSLFEGVTDEGTTASQLLEQHGIIDIDVAGLTTDYCVRQSALDAIEHGRRVRVFTDLVAGVHPDSSQRALAEIAHAGAVLAESGA from the coding sequence ATGACCAGAGCACTGTTCATCGTCGATGTCCAGAACGACTTCACGGAGCGCGGCGCGCTCGGTGTGGTCGGCGGGGACGCGGTCGCCGAGCGGATCACCCGGTTTCTCCGTGCGCACGCGGGTGACTACCGGATCGTGGTCGCGTCCCGCGACTGGCACGACGGCGATAACGACAACGGCGGGCACTTCGCGTCCGGCGAACCCGACTTCATCGACACGTGGCCGGTGCACTGCGTCGCCGGGACGTACGGCGCCGAGTACGACGAAGGCTTCGACACGGCCGCCGTCACGCACCACCTGAAGAAGGGTCAGGGCAGACCCGCGTATTCGCTGTTCGAGGGCGTGACCGACGAGGGCACCACCGCCTCACAGCTGCTCGAGCAGCACGGCATCATCGACATCGACGTCGCCGGACTGACGACCGACTACTGCGTCCGCCAGTCTGCGCTGGACGCCATCGAGCACGGGCGCCGCGTGCGCGTTTTCACCGACCTCGTGGCCGGTGTGCATCCGGACTCCAGTCAGAGGGCGCTCGCCGAGATCGCGCATGCCGGCGCAGTCCTTGCCGAGTCCGGTGCCTGA
- a CDS encoding MMPL family transporter, whose protein sequence is MQKSPTALRQPTRWLRIGIPIVLALVWLVGGAVGGPYFGKVGEVSTNDQSSFLPQSADATRVSERLADFTGGDTIPAVVVVAGESALTDDEIAALQTVSADIGALDGVSGDVSPPVISEDGQAAQIFVPVATDGEIREVVEQIAATLESELPDGLEGWVTGPAGFTADLVSGFLGIDGLLLLTALGAVFVILIIVYRSPLLPVLVLMTSMFALCVALLTVWWLAKAGIVVLNGQVQGILFILVIGAATDYALLYVARFKEAVADGETKWNSVTRAWRGAFEPILASGGTVIAGLLCLLLSDLATNRALGPIASIGIVFSMLSALTFLPALLALVGRAAFWPFIPKHPAAELPDDLSQPVKGFWAKQARLVALHPRRVWIITSLVLVAACAGALQLKADGVPSSDLVLGASQARDGQEVLAEHFPGGSGSPVYVIVADDQLVDAVGVLDDSSGVESVAIVSEDSPTGQAAVAIEAGQPVFTAPGPPGTAAPEPTVVDGDVLLVGTLTDTADSVIAEDTVRELRTTFADELGEGTALVGGVTATDVDTNDTSIRDRTLIIPVILFVILLILMLLLRSILAPIILIVSTVVSFGTALGVSALVFNNVFGFSGADPAVPLYGFVFLVALGVDYNIFLMSRVREESLVHGTRRGILRGLVTTGGVITSAGLVLAATFAALGVIPILFLAQIAFIVAFGVLLDTFIVRSLLVPALSYDIGRAIWWPSKLWRNGPEVTGRAQLPAGDEGGGDETAPPSDTATEVLADAGHPLTREEYRRTLGS, encoded by the coding sequence ATGCAGAAATCTCCCACCGCGCTCCGTCAGCCGACCCGGTGGTTGAGGATCGGCATCCCCATCGTGCTCGCCCTCGTCTGGCTCGTCGGAGGAGCCGTCGGCGGGCCCTACTTCGGCAAGGTGGGGGAGGTCTCGACCAACGATCAGTCCTCATTCCTGCCGCAGAGCGCGGACGCGACGCGGGTCAGCGAACGTCTCGCAGACTTCACCGGGGGAGACACCATCCCGGCAGTGGTGGTCGTCGCGGGCGAGAGTGCGCTCACGGACGACGAGATCGCCGCCCTGCAGACGGTGTCCGCCGACATAGGCGCGCTGGACGGCGTCTCGGGCGACGTGTCGCCCCCCGTGATCTCCGAGGACGGCCAGGCCGCGCAGATCTTCGTCCCGGTCGCCACCGACGGTGAGATCCGCGAGGTCGTGGAGCAGATCGCCGCGACGCTCGAGTCCGAACTCCCGGACGGGCTGGAGGGGTGGGTGACCGGCCCGGCCGGATTCACCGCAGACCTCGTCAGCGGCTTCCTCGGCATTGACGGACTGCTGCTTCTGACCGCTTTGGGCGCGGTCTTCGTGATCCTGATCATCGTCTATCGCTCGCCGCTGTTGCCGGTGCTCGTGCTCATGACCTCGATGTTCGCGCTGTGTGTGGCGCTGCTGACCGTGTGGTGGCTCGCGAAGGCGGGCATCGTCGTGCTCAACGGGCAGGTGCAGGGCATCCTGTTCATCCTCGTGATCGGTGCAGCCACCGACTACGCGCTGCTCTACGTCGCCCGGTTCAAAGAGGCCGTCGCCGACGGGGAGACGAAGTGGAACAGCGTCACGCGCGCCTGGCGCGGAGCGTTCGAGCCGATCCTCGCCTCTGGCGGCACGGTCATCGCGGGTCTGCTCTGCCTGCTCCTGTCCGACCTCGCCACCAACCGCGCACTCGGCCCGATCGCGTCGATCGGCATCGTGTTCTCGATGCTCTCCGCCCTGACCTTTCTTCCTGCGCTGCTGGCGCTCGTCGGTCGCGCGGCGTTCTGGCCGTTCATCCCGAAGCACCCCGCTGCGGAGCTGCCGGACGACCTCAGCCAGCCCGTCAAGGGCTTCTGGGCGAAGCAGGCGCGTCTGGTTGCGCTTCACCCCCGCCGTGTGTGGATCATCACCTCGCTGGTGCTGGTGGCCGCGTGCGCGGGTGCGCTGCAGCTCAAGGCCGACGGCGTACCCTCCAGCGACCTGGTGCTCGGCGCCTCCCAGGCGCGCGACGGCCAGGAGGTCCTCGCGGAGCACTTCCCCGGCGGCTCGGGCAGCCCCGTCTACGTCATCGTCGCGGACGATCAGCTCGTGGACGCCGTCGGGGTTCTCGACGACAGCTCCGGCGTCGAGTCGGTCGCCATCGTCTCCGAAGACTCGCCCACCGGTCAGGCAGCGGTAGCGATCGAAGCCGGCCAGCCGGTGTTCACCGCCCCGGGCCCGCCCGGAACCGCCGCGCCGGAACCGACCGTCGTCGACGGCGACGTGCTGCTCGTCGGCACGCTCACCGACACGGCGGACTCGGTCATCGCGGAGGACACCGTACGCGAGCTGCGGACCACGTTCGCGGACGAATTGGGCGAGGGCACCGCTCTGGTCGGCGGCGTCACGGCGACCGATGTCGATACGAACGACACCTCGATCCGGGACCGCACCCTCATCATCCCGGTGATCCTGTTCGTGATCCTCCTCATCCTGATGCTCCTGCTGCGCTCGATCCTGGCGCCGATCATCCTGATCGTGAGCACCGTCGTCTCGTTCGGGACGGCGCTGGGCGTCAGCGCACTGGTGTTCAACAACGTGTTCGGCTTCTCCGGGGCGGACCCGGCTGTGCCGCTGTACGGCTTCGTCTTCTTGGTCGCACTCGGCGTGGATTACAACATCTTCCTGATGTCCCGCGTGCGGGAGGAGTCCCTCGTGCACGGCACCAGACGCGGCATCCTGCGCGGCCTCGTCACGACCGGCGGTGTGATCACCTCGGCGGGGCTGGTCCTTGCCGCGACGTTCGCCGCGCTCGGTGTCATACCGATCCTGTTCCTCGCCCAGATCGCGTTCATCGTCGCCTTCGGCGTCCTGCTGGACACGTTCATCGTGCGCTCGCTTCTCGTCCCCGCGCTCTCATACGACATCGGGCGGGCGATCTGGTGGCCGTCGAAGCTGTGGCGGAACGGACCCGAAGTCACCGGTCGCGCGCAGCTTCCCGCGGGCGATGAAGGCGGAGGCGACGAAACGGCGCCGCCCTCGGACACGGCGACCGAAGTGCTCGCCGACGCTGGGCACCCCCTGACACGCGAGGAGTACCGTCGTACCCTCGGTTCATGA
- a CDS encoding EamA family transporter has translation MLSAVLALVGAVVYGAADFLGGLAAKRLRSIVVTAVAAASGLVVLGAALPLVGGTWTLADVAWGALSGAIGVVAIALLYACLAIGPMSILSPLTAVVSAIAPMLWGLLVNGETLSPVGYAGLGVALVAVVLVGFIPGEKMVRPSTPGLLMAVGAGLAIGAFLIVIDQTSDQSGVVPLILNRGTNLVITVAIVGVFALRARANGRPAVSVVDVAGARVGATPTGHADLEHAVHDAPRGLASPATRAHAWWLAIGCGVVDAAANAIMLLALRIGDLSIVSALTALYPAGTIILAAIVLRERVAGLQWAGLALALVAGGMLALG, from the coding sequence ATGCTCTCGGCCGTTCTCGCACTCGTCGGCGCCGTCGTCTACGGGGCGGCCGACTTCCTCGGCGGTCTCGCCGCGAAGCGGCTGCGCTCGATCGTCGTCACCGCCGTCGCCGCGGCATCCGGACTTGTGGTCCTCGGCGCCGCCCTTCCCCTCGTGGGCGGGACCTGGACGCTCGCGGACGTCGCGTGGGGTGCGCTGTCCGGAGCCATCGGGGTCGTCGCGATCGCGCTGCTGTACGCATGCCTGGCCATCGGACCGATGAGCATCCTCTCGCCGCTGACTGCGGTCGTCTCGGCGATCGCACCGATGCTCTGGGGCCTGCTCGTCAACGGCGAGACGCTGTCGCCGGTCGGCTACGCGGGGCTCGGCGTCGCGCTCGTCGCCGTCGTGCTGGTCGGGTTCATTCCGGGCGAGAAGATGGTCCGGCCGAGCACGCCAGGGCTGCTCATGGCTGTCGGCGCAGGCCTCGCGATCGGGGCGTTCCTGATCGTGATCGACCAGACCAGCGACCAGAGCGGCGTGGTGCCGCTCATCCTCAATCGCGGTACGAACCTGGTGATCACGGTCGCCATCGTCGGTGTCTTCGCGTTGCGTGCGCGGGCGAACGGGCGGCCTGCCGTCTCGGTTGTGGACGTCGCCGGAGCGCGGGTCGGCGCGACCCCCACAGGCCATGCCGACCTGGAGCATGCCGTGCACGATGCTCCGCGGGGGCTCGCGTCACCTGCGACGCGAGCCCACGCGTGGTGGCTGGCGATCGGGTGCGGTGTGGTGGATGCCGCGGCCAACGCCATCATGCTGCTCGCGCTGCGCATCGGCGATCTGTCGATCGTGTCGGCTCTCACTGCGCTCTACCCGGCCGGAACGATCATCCTCGCGGCGATCGTGCTGCGCGAACGGGTCGCCGGCCTGCAGTGGGCGGGCCTGGCCCTCGCCCTCGTCGCCGGAGGGATGCTCGCGCTCGGGTGA
- a CDS encoding helix-turn-helix transcriptional regulator, translated as MTTTSRLLTLLSLLQTRRDWPGSLLAERLSISHRTVRRDVDRLREMGYSIRATMGADGGYRLDAGSELPPLLFDDDQAIALAVSLRAATVTGVGIEEAALRALTTVRQVMPSRLRHRLNALEFTTIPSRGGDAAPTSVSPDVLIALSTAARSSEVLRFEYASGRPDATSDAAPPRRVEPHHLVTSHGRWYLVAWDLHHDDWRIFSADRIAPRTPTGPRFTPREIPGGDVSEYVSARFKGSERTDQWPCTGKVILGRPASYVLPFAGDGIVEDLGSGRCSLEVGSWSWVALAAALNRFDTDIQVVGPPELSEAFARLAERNAATARGNDPAA; from the coding sequence GTGACCACGACCTCCCGGCTGCTGACTCTGCTGTCGCTTCTGCAGACTCGACGCGACTGGCCGGGCTCGCTGCTCGCCGAGCGGCTGAGCATCAGCCACCGCACGGTGCGCCGCGACGTCGACCGTCTCCGGGAGATGGGGTACAGCATCCGGGCGACGATGGGGGCGGATGGCGGGTACCGCCTCGATGCCGGCAGCGAGCTGCCCCCACTGCTGTTCGACGATGACCAGGCGATCGCACTGGCTGTCTCCTTGCGAGCGGCGACGGTGACCGGCGTCGGCATCGAGGAGGCAGCCCTCCGTGCCCTGACCACCGTGCGGCAGGTCATGCCGTCCCGCCTGCGGCATCGCCTGAATGCACTCGAATTCACGACGATCCCGAGCCGCGGCGGCGACGCAGCGCCCACGTCGGTTTCCCCGGACGTCCTCATCGCGCTATCGACGGCGGCCCGATCCTCGGAGGTGCTGCGGTTCGAATACGCCAGCGGACGCCCTGACGCCACCTCTGACGCAGCACCTCCGCGTCGGGTGGAACCGCACCATTTGGTGACCTCGCACGGGCGCTGGTACCTCGTTGCCTGGGACCTTCACCACGACGACTGGCGCATCTTCAGTGCCGACCGCATCGCACCCCGCACCCCGACCGGACCACGGTTCACGCCGCGCGAGATACCGGGCGGCGACGTATCCGAGTACGTCTCCGCCCGCTTCAAAGGCTCCGAACGCACTGATCAATGGCCCTGCACCGGGAAAGTCATCCTCGGTCGCCCCGCCAGCTACGTCCTCCCCTTCGCGGGCGACGGGATCGTCGAAGACCTCGGCTCCGGACGGTGCAGCCTTGAAGTCGGCTCCTGGTCCTGGGTCGCACTCGCCGCCGCCCTCAATCGTTTCGACACCGACATCCAGGTCGTCGGACCGCCGGAACTCAGTGAGGCATTCGCCCGGCTCGCCGAACGCAACGCCGCAACCGCAAGAGGCAACGATCCCGCCGCCTGA
- a CDS encoding VOC family protein — protein sequence MSIQTTTHLNFRGDARAALEFYQSVFGGHTVINTYSDLGMPAESPGADKVVFGLVAAENDFRVMGYDIPGQTEGSIAGGGSTRRENNTTVTDQALFVSIGSDTLDELQGYWDALSVGAVIVEPLAASAWSAGFGMLTDRFGVTWSVSVANTAE from the coding sequence ATGTCCATTCAGACCACCACCCACCTGAACTTCCGTGGCGACGCCCGAGCGGCACTGGAGTTCTACCAGTCCGTGTTCGGCGGGCACACCGTCATCAACACCTACTCAGACCTCGGTATGCCGGCCGAATCGCCGGGCGCCGACAAGGTCGTGTTCGGTCTCGTGGCCGCGGAGAACGACTTCCGGGTGATGGGCTACGACATCCCCGGCCAGACCGAGGGCTCGATCGCCGGCGGCGGCTCGACTCGCCGTGAGAACAACACCACGGTGACCGACCAGGCACTGTTCGTCTCGATCGGTTCCGACACCCTCGATGAGCTCCAGGGCTACTGGGATGCGCTGTCGGTCGGCGCCGTGATCGTCGAGCCCCTGGCCGCATCGGCGTGGAGCGCCGGGTTCGGCATGCTCACCGACCGTTTCGGTGTCACCTGGAGCGTCAGCGTCGCCAACACGGCCGAGTAA
- a CDS encoding dipeptidase, with amino-acid sequence MTVLLADPQIAAIPARENGDPLVDVTSFGLLYTGDGDAGRYVRHALALRLASAQAQLPGGIQLLIREGHRSPEDQEGIFSRYSQSLRREMPGLDEFSLRRLTSRFVSPIGVAPHVAGAAVDLTLADASGAPLWMGTPIDATPERAATRARSTPRTSARTRA; translated from the coding sequence ATGACAGTCCTGCTCGCCGACCCGCAGATCGCGGCCATTCCCGCGCGTGAGAACGGTGACCCGCTCGTCGATGTCACGTCGTTCGGCCTCCTCTACACGGGCGACGGAGATGCGGGGCGTTACGTTCGCCACGCCCTGGCGCTCCGCCTCGCGAGTGCGCAAGCGCAGCTCCCCGGAGGCATACAGCTGCTCATCCGTGAGGGGCACCGCAGTCCGGAGGACCAGGAGGGCATCTTCTCCCGATACTCGCAGTCGCTCCGCCGTGAGATGCCGGGGCTCGACGAGTTCTCGCTGCGTCGCCTCACCAGCCGCTTCGTCTCGCCCATCGGCGTCGCACCCCACGTGGCCGGAGCGGCCGTCGATCTCACGCTCGCGGACGCGTCGGGCGCTCCGCTGTGGATGGGGACTCCCATCGACGCGACGCCGGAGAGAGCCGCAACGCGTGCGCGTTCGACGCCGCGAACATCAGCGCGAACGCGCGCGTGA
- a CDS encoding M15 family metallopeptidase: MNRGMLASALEAQGLVNYPTEWWHWSYGDRYWAYATGADHAIYAPVARRAAA, translated from the coding sequence GTGAACCGCGGAATGCTGGCTTCCGCGCTCGAGGCACAGGGGCTCGTGAACTATCCGACCGAGTGGTGGCACTGGAGTTACGGTGACCGGTACTGGGCGTACGCGACGGGTGCCGACCACGCGATCTACGCACCGGTCGCTCGGAGGGCCGCGGCATGA
- the alr gene encoding alanine racemase, whose protein sequence is MSVGASLLARTSATPLLEVDLGAVGSNVRTLASLTPGQIMAVVKADAFGHGAVPVAHTALANGAASLGVATLAEAQDLRDAAITAPVLSWLNPVDAPFDDALRSNIDLAVPSVAHLSAISTAAVRTGGVARVHLHIDTGMNRDGAAPEEWNALASAARRAEQSGEVSVVGVMSHLPSAGSPHHPSTSIGRERFIDAARRLRRAGLRATTLHLAATEATLHHPSTHFDLSRIGAGLYGIGAALRPALRLTAPVIGVRDVPRGSGVGYGHAWTAERATRLALVPLGYADGIPRIAGAVAEVALHGHRRPLAGTVSMDQIVIDVGDMPVHLGDRITVFGNGDDGEPTVADWSRWAGTLPHEIMTGLGARVGRSYGGIR, encoded by the coding sequence ATGAGCGTCGGTGCCTCATTGCTGGCGCGAACGAGTGCCACTCCCCTCCTGGAGGTCGACCTCGGGGCGGTCGGCTCGAACGTCCGCACGCTCGCCAGCCTGACCCCCGGGCAGATCATGGCCGTCGTCAAGGCCGACGCGTTCGGGCACGGGGCCGTCCCCGTCGCACACACCGCGCTGGCGAACGGCGCAGCGAGCCTCGGTGTGGCGACCCTCGCCGAGGCGCAGGACCTGCGGGACGCGGCCATCACAGCCCCGGTGCTGAGCTGGCTGAATCCCGTGGACGCGCCGTTCGACGACGCGCTGCGATCGAACATCGACCTCGCCGTGCCGAGCGTCGCACACCTGTCCGCGATCTCGACGGCGGCGGTCCGCACCGGCGGCGTCGCGCGGGTTCACCTGCACATCGACACCGGCATGAACCGCGATGGCGCGGCACCCGAGGAATGGAACGCTCTGGCGTCCGCCGCCCGGCGCGCGGAGCAGTCGGGCGAGGTCAGCGTCGTCGGTGTCATGTCGCACCTTCCCTCGGCAGGCAGCCCCCACCACCCCTCCACCTCCATCGGGCGTGAGCGCTTCATCGATGCTGCGCGCAGACTCCGCCGCGCGGGACTGCGTGCGACCACCCTGCACCTGGCGGCGACCGAGGCGACCCTGCATCACCCCTCGACCCACTTCGACCTCAGCCGCATCGGTGCAGGTCTCTACGGCATCGGGGCCGCCCTGCGGCCCGCACTGCGGTTGACGGCGCCTGTCATCGGCGTCCGTGACGTACCGCGGGGAAGCGGAGTCGGGTACGGGCACGCGTGGACCGCGGAACGTGCGACGCGGCTCGCGCTCGTGCCACTGGGATACGCCGACGGCATCCCCCGGATTGCCGGAGCCGTCGCCGAGGTGGCGTTGCACGGGCACCGCCGCCCGCTCGCCGGGACGGTGTCAATGGACCAGATCGTCATCGACGTCGGCGACATGCCGGTGCACCTCGGGGATCGCATCACCGTGTTCGGCAACGGCGACGACGGTGAGCCCACGGTCGCCGACTGGAGCCGGTGGGCCGGCACGCTCCCGCACGAGATCATGACCGGGCTGGGCGCCCGCGTCGGCCGCAGCTACGGGGGAATCCGATGA
- a CDS encoding D-alanine--D-alanine ligase family protein, producing the protein MSRLRIAVIGGGANSEHDVSVASAASVTAALDPSRYEVLCLTIGRDGVWWDAAGSAVGLGEVVSLLQGCAVVFPAVHGPRGEDGTLAALLDLAGVPYVGSGVRAGALGMDKWTTKLVAEAVGVRTAPGLLVTHTRSIPTDIALPVVVKPVAAGSSHGVTRVDRQDRLPDAIGAALALDDRALVESYISGREIDIAVLACADGRRIVSAPLEIVVADGLFDTARKYDGTADFRVPARLTPDEQTLLEQAALAIFDALGCAGAARIDFFLTDAGLVLNEVNTMPGMTAQSQVPRMFAARGLTYPELLDELVRAAMTAA; encoded by the coding sequence ATGAGCCGACTGCGGATCGCCGTCATCGGTGGTGGCGCGAACAGCGAACACGACGTCTCCGTCGCGTCCGCGGCATCCGTCACCGCCGCGCTGGACCCGTCGCGGTACGAGGTCCTCTGCCTCACCATCGGTCGCGACGGGGTCTGGTGGGATGCTGCCGGATCCGCCGTGGGCCTGGGAGAGGTGGTCTCGCTCCTGCAGGGCTGCGCCGTCGTCTTCCCCGCGGTGCACGGTCCGCGCGGGGAGGACGGCACGCTCGCCGCTCTCCTGGATCTTGCCGGCGTCCCGTACGTCGGGTCGGGGGTACGCGCGGGAGCGCTCGGGATGGACAAGTGGACCACGAAGCTCGTCGCCGAAGCGGTCGGGGTTCGCACCGCGCCAGGCCTCCTCGTCACGCACACCCGCTCGATCCCCACCGACATCGCCCTGCCGGTGGTCGTCAAGCCGGTCGCGGCCGGGTCCAGTCATGGCGTGACGCGGGTCGACCGACAGGATCGACTTCCCGACGCCATCGGAGCGGCTCTCGCGCTCGACGATCGCGCCCTGGTGGAGTCCTACATCTCTGGCCGCGAGATCGACATCGCCGTGCTGGCGTGCGCCGACGGGCGTCGCATCGTCTCCGCGCCGCTGGAGATCGTCGTTGCGGACGGCCTCTTCGACACCGCACGCAAGTACGACGGCACCGCCGACTTCCGAGTGCCGGCGAGGCTGACACCCGACGAGCAGACTCTGCTCGAGCAGGCAGCGCTGGCGATCTTCGACGCTCTCGGATGTGCGGGGGCCGCTCGGATCGACTTCTTCCTGACCGATGCCGGACTCGTTCTCAACGAAGTGAACACGATGCCGGGGATGACCGCTCAATCGCAAGTGCCGCGGATGTTCGCGGCCCGCGGACTCACATACCCGGAGCTGCTCGACGAGCTCGTCCGCGCCGCGATGACGGCCGCGTGA
- a CDS encoding acyltransferase: protein MSTGRNAGIDLLRGVAVLLVMLRHAFPELFGGAGIVGVVMFFALSGHLITGVLLDELTARGSIRLRRFAWRRAVRLVPALVTMMACFVLVTLVFDPLGDKETLPRTVLVALTWTANLPFDHGSDAIFHLWTLAMEEQFYLVWPALLLLAWRWRKIRPLLIGAGAISLALCVLSLLWAGEYPDLVYTFHTSWTICFVIGAASRVLRDRIRVPGFVTPIGCAVLAALSVIPLRGHAATYLIAAPVIAIVTALFISRAWRHGDAVPFPAVRPLVALGIVSYAAYLWNYPITLWLRGTFPAAELVAALLTVVAATLSWWLVEKPISRLARSSPRSAVR from the coding sequence GTGAGCACGGGACGCAACGCCGGCATCGACCTGCTCCGAGGCGTCGCCGTGTTGCTGGTGATGCTGCGACACGCGTTTCCGGAGCTGTTCGGCGGGGCAGGCATCGTCGGTGTCGTCATGTTCTTCGCGCTCAGCGGGCACCTGATCACCGGCGTGCTGCTGGACGAGCTGACGGCGCGCGGAAGCATAAGGCTGCGACGCTTCGCGTGGCGCCGCGCGGTGCGGCTGGTGCCCGCTCTGGTGACGATGATGGCGTGCTTCGTGCTGGTCACGCTGGTGTTCGATCCGCTGGGAGACAAGGAGACCTTGCCGCGCACGGTTCTGGTCGCGTTGACCTGGACGGCGAACCTGCCCTTCGACCACGGCAGCGACGCGATCTTCCATCTGTGGACACTGGCGATGGAGGAGCAGTTCTACTTGGTGTGGCCCGCGCTGCTGCTCCTGGCGTGGCGATGGAGGAAGATCCGCCCTCTGCTGATCGGTGCGGGCGCGATCAGCCTGGCACTCTGCGTGCTCAGCCTGCTCTGGGCCGGCGAGTATCCGGACCTCGTGTACACCTTCCACACCTCCTGGACGATCTGCTTCGTCATCGGCGCCGCCTCGCGGGTCCTGCGGGATCGCATCCGGGTTCCCGGATTCGTCACGCCGATCGGGTGCGCGGTTCTCGCGGCCTTGAGCGTGATCCCCCTGCGAGGGCACGCCGCGACCTACCTGATCGCCGCACCGGTCATCGCGATCGTCACCGCGCTGTTCATCAGCCGCGCATGGCGACACGGGGATGCCGTGCCCTTTCCGGCAGTCCGTCCGCTCGTCGCGCTCGGCATCGTCTCGTACGCCGCCTACCTCTGGAACTACCCGATCACACTGTGGCTGCGCGGAACCTTCCCCGCTGCGGAGCTGGTTGCAGCGTTGCTCACCGTTGTCGCCGCAACGCTCAGCTGGTGGCTCGTCGAGAAGCCGATCAGCCGGCTCGCCCGATCGTCGCCGCGCTCGGCAGTGCGATGA